One Triticum dicoccoides isolate Atlit2015 ecotype Zavitan chromosome 5B, WEW_v2.0, whole genome shotgun sequence genomic window carries:
- the LOC119311921 gene encoding uncharacterized protein LOC119311921, producing MCMDRSPVPAKKIWLAIASRLGLRPTAGLRKLRKEVRTCEYRDVHIMWEMLREMDSPVPLQEKEAAAAAAVAAAAAARKKKKAWSRFVYYCCAF from the exons ATGTGCATGGACCGATCTCCGGTGCCGGCGAAGAAGATCTGGCTCGCCATCGCCTCCCGCCTCGGCCTCCGGCCAACAGCTG GGCTGAGGAAGCTGAGGAAGGAGGTGAGGACGTGCGAGTACCGCGACGTGCACATCATGTGGGAGATGCTGAGGGAGATGGACTCCCCGGTGCCCCTGCAGGAgaaggaggccgccgccgccgcggccgtcgcggcggccgccgccgcaaggaagaagaagaaggcgtggaGCCGCTTCGTCTACTACTGCTGCGCGTTCTGA